Proteins encoded in a region of the Streptomyces sp. NBC_00310 genome:
- a CDS encoding DUF3105 domain-containing protein: MASSKSKAKNSGPTGRSNSPKAREAARRARVEEIRKAEQARERRMRVLTLGVTTAILVGLVGGGWFLIDSAQEKEEAKAAPVDGVKSWSKLTQNHVSEPVDYKMSPPVGGDHNQVWVNCDKQVYTKALPNENAVHALEHGAVWITYNDKAAKADVTSLTGLVNKTTYTFMSPYEDQSSPIVLSAWEHQLKVDKASDPRVQKFLDKYVQGEQTPEPGAACTGGMTP; this comes from the coding sequence ATGGCTTCATCCAAGTCGAAGGCCAAGAACAGCGGACCGACGGGCAGGAGCAACAGCCCGAAGGCCAGGGAGGCGGCGCGGCGCGCCCGCGTCGAGGAGATACGCAAGGCGGAGCAGGCCCGTGAGCGGCGCATGCGTGTGCTCACGCTCGGCGTCACCACCGCGATCCTCGTAGGGCTCGTCGGCGGCGGCTGGTTTCTGATCGACTCCGCCCAGGAGAAGGAGGAGGCGAAGGCCGCGCCGGTCGACGGCGTGAAGAGCTGGTCGAAGCTCACCCAGAACCACGTCTCCGAGCCCGTCGACTACAAGATGAGCCCGCCCGTGGGCGGCGACCACAACCAGGTGTGGGTCAACTGCGACAAGCAGGTGTACACCAAGGCCCTGCCGAACGAGAACGCCGTGCACGCGCTGGAGCACGGCGCCGTCTGGATCACGTACAACGACAAGGCGGCCAAGGCGGACGTCACGTCGCTGACCGGGCTCGTCAACAAGACGACGTACACCTTCATGAGCCCTTACGAGGACCAGTCCTCGCCCATCGTGCTGAGCGCGTGGGAGCACCAGTTGAAGGTGGACAAGGCGTCCGACCCGCGGGTGCAGAAGTTCCTCGACAAGTACGTGCAGGGCGAGCAGACACCGGAGCCGGGTGCCGCGTGCACCGGCGGTATGACTCCGTGA
- a CDS encoding VOC family protein yields the protein MAAHPEGAPCWVDAMFSDVEGAKRFYGDVLGWTFGESSSEYGNYTQAYADGKAVAAVVPPMPGQEGQSAWCLYFASSDVNATAARIRDNGGEVLMEPMRVGEFGSMLLARSPDGVVFGGWQAGVHEGFEAMGVPGAYVWAEIFTREPEKSDAFFPAVFSFRTKQMDDPDNPHMDFRVFDLGQNPLLGRMKMTPEDFPPEVPSYINVYFTVPDCDDAVAKATKLGGVLRFGPMDTPFGRFAALSDPQGASFSVIDVTNTQGEMPALTDVD from the coding sequence ATGGCCGCACATCCCGAGGGAGCGCCCTGTTGGGTCGACGCGATGTTCAGTGATGTCGAGGGGGCGAAGCGTTTCTACGGCGACGTACTGGGCTGGACGTTCGGGGAGTCGTCCTCCGAGTACGGCAACTACACGCAGGCGTACGCGGACGGCAAGGCGGTGGCCGCCGTCGTCCCGCCGATGCCCGGGCAGGAGGGTCAGTCCGCCTGGTGCCTGTACTTCGCCTCGTCCGACGTGAACGCCACCGCGGCCAGGATCCGCGACAACGGCGGCGAAGTGCTGATGGAACCGATGCGGGTCGGCGAGTTCGGCTCCATGCTGCTGGCCCGCTCCCCGGACGGCGTCGTCTTCGGCGGCTGGCAGGCCGGCGTCCACGAGGGCTTCGAGGCCATGGGCGTGCCCGGCGCGTACGTGTGGGCCGAGATCTTCACCCGCGAGCCCGAGAAGTCGGACGCGTTCTTCCCGGCCGTCTTCTCGTTCCGCACCAAGCAGATGGACGACCCGGACAACCCGCACATGGACTTCCGGGTCTTCGACCTGGGGCAGAACCCGCTCCTCGGCCGGATGAAGATGACACCGGAGGACTTCCCGCCCGAGGTGCCCTCGTACATCAACGTCTACTTCACCGTCCCCGACTGCGACGACGCGGTCGCCAAGGCCACCAAGCTCGGCGGCGTCCTGCGCTTCGGCCCGATGGACACCCCCTTCGGCCGCTTCGCCGCGCTCAGCGATCCGCAGGGCGCGTCGTTCTCGGTCATCGACGTCACCAACACACAGGGTGAGATGCCGGCGCTCACGGACGTCGACTGA
- a CDS encoding SGNH/GDSL hydrolase family protein, with protein sequence MRKPWIVGVAGAVLAALLLGACGDPQSAPEEAPPSVAGPDASPTTRQRAATAAPDAETDADAAKAAKAPKVLYLGDSLAMENQTVLGTFLKDDLGARYTSAPYSGTTLCDYLEGTADRSLVPTKDKAAALVRRLSPDYVVLQFWGNAWDYTPCMDGITYGKARTKYFQRYTAAAEQLTDQIANAGGAHRPTIVWVLQGPDPITPDRVRRVNALYEKQAKASGDMVADAGRAVSPAADRYTWTQYLPCTPYEREHDGYCTQPGRARTALHHDEDYLHFCLAPTTSKPKPCPVLSPGITRMAREITRAIADARS encoded by the coding sequence ATGCGCAAGCCGTGGATCGTGGGAGTGGCGGGGGCGGTGCTCGCCGCGCTGCTGCTCGGCGCGTGCGGGGATCCGCAGTCCGCGCCGGAGGAGGCCCCGCCGTCGGTCGCGGGGCCGGACGCGTCACCGACCACGCGTCAGCGGGCCGCCACGGCTGCCCCCGACGCCGAGACCGACGCCGACGCGGCGAAGGCGGCGAAGGCGCCCAAGGTGCTCTATCTCGGGGACTCGCTCGCCATGGAGAACCAGACGGTCCTCGGCACGTTCCTGAAGGACGACCTCGGCGCCCGTTACACGAGCGCCCCCTACTCGGGCACCACTCTGTGCGACTACTTGGAGGGCACCGCCGACCGGTCGCTCGTCCCGACGAAGGACAAGGCGGCCGCGCTGGTACGGCGGCTGAGCCCGGACTACGTCGTGCTGCAGTTCTGGGGCAACGCCTGGGACTACACGCCCTGCATGGACGGCATCACCTACGGCAAGGCCCGCACCAAGTACTTCCAGCGGTACACGGCGGCCGCCGAGCAGCTCACCGACCAGATCGCGAACGCGGGCGGCGCGCACCGGCCGACGATCGTGTGGGTACTGCAGGGCCCGGACCCGATCACCCCGGACCGGGTCCGGCGGGTGAACGCCCTGTACGAGAAGCAGGCCAAGGCCTCCGGTGACATGGTCGCCGACGCGGGCAGGGCCGTGAGCCCGGCCGCCGACCGCTACACCTGGACCCAGTACCTGCCGTGCACCCCGTACGAACGTGAGCACGACGGCTACTGCACCCAGCCGGGCCGGGCCCGCACCGCCCTCCACCACGACGAGGACTACCTCCACTTCTGCCTGGCCCCCACCACCTCCAAGCCGAAGCCGTGCCCGGTGCTGTCCCCCGGCATCACCCGGATGGCCAGGGAGATCACCCGGGCGATCGCCGACGCGCGTTCCTAG
- a CDS encoding SRPBCC family protein yields the protein MTQIEESIEVQVPVRTAYNQWTQFETFPAFMSGVERIEQRSDTLTHWVTKVDGVHREFDAEITEQIPNERVAWTTVAGEARQAGVVTFHHLSEERTKVMLQMEFQPTGAAEKVADKLGVVKRQTKGDLERFKKFMEERGRETGEWRGTVV from the coding sequence ATGACCCAGATCGAGGAGTCCATCGAGGTCCAGGTCCCCGTGCGGACCGCCTACAACCAGTGGACGCAGTTCGAGACGTTCCCCGCGTTCATGAGCGGGGTCGAGCGGATCGAGCAGCGGTCGGACACGCTCACGCACTGGGTGACCAAGGTGGACGGCGTGCACCGGGAGTTCGACGCGGAGATCACCGAGCAGATCCCGAACGAGCGGGTCGCGTGGACGACCGTCGCCGGAGAGGCCCGGCAGGCCGGTGTCGTCACCTTCCACCACCTCTCGGAGGAGCGCACGAAGGTGATGCTGCAGATGGAGTTCCAGCCCACGGGAGCCGCCGAGAAGGTGGCCGACAAGCTGGGGGTCGTGAAGCGGCAGACCAAGGGTGACCTGGAGCGCTTCAAGAAGTTCATGGAGGAGCGCGGCCGGGAGACCGGGGAGTGGCGCGGCACCGTCGTGTGA
- a CDS encoding DUF6153 family protein has product MSGRPFRRTALPCVRGRSARLMLVVSSALATFLLFCAGSPPGEAPAQRPHSVSAGPVQERSVAARASQVERDPCEHGPGEHDCHSPDPAAVLGQVPLPGADHTAAPWPPAPASAPVAPAGSREPGRARPPDLHELQLLRV; this is encoded by the coding sequence ATGTCCGGCCGACCGTTCAGACGTACGGCGCTGCCGTGCGTCCGGGGCCGGTCGGCGCGCCTGATGCTCGTGGTCTCGTCGGCCCTGGCCACGTTCCTGTTGTTCTGCGCGGGATCGCCTCCCGGTGAGGCTCCGGCGCAGCGTCCGCATTCGGTGTCGGCGGGGCCGGTGCAGGAGCGGTCGGTCGCCGCGCGGGCGAGCCAGGTGGAGCGCGACCCCTGTGAGCACGGTCCCGGTGAGCACGACTGCCACTCCCCCGACCCGGCCGCGGTGCTCGGCCAGGTGCCGTTGCCCGGCGCGGACCACACCGCCGCACCCTGGCCGCCCGCGCCCGCATCGGCCCCGGTCGCGCCCGCCGGATCCCGGGAGCCGGGGCGGGCCCGCCCTCCCGATCTCCACGAACTGCAGTTGCTCCGCGTCTAG
- a CDS encoding ribonuclease H family protein, with the protein MIERMPERVVAACDGASKGNPGPAGWAWVVAEDDEIPTRWEAGPLGRATNNIAELTALERLLTATDPAVPIEIRMDSQYAMKAVTTWLPGWKRNGWRTAAGKPVANQELVVRIDELLAGRSVEFRYVPAHQVDGDRLNDFADRAASQAAIVQEPAGTELGSPEPPAVPDTVPARRASAKKPGKSARPGGRTGSSAASSSSSPSSRTIKAKFPGRCLCGRPYAAGEPIAKNDQGWGHPECRTAATTGAE; encoded by the coding sequence ATGATCGAGCGCATGCCGGAACGTGTTGTGGCCGCCTGCGACGGAGCGTCCAAGGGAAACCCCGGACCAGCGGGCTGGGCCTGGGTGGTCGCCGAGGACGATGAGATCCCTACGCGTTGGGAGGCCGGCCCGCTGGGCAGGGCCACCAACAACATCGCCGAACTCACCGCGCTGGAGCGGCTGTTGACGGCCACCGACCCGGCCGTGCCGATCGAGATCCGGATGGACTCCCAGTACGCGATGAAGGCGGTCACCACCTGGCTGCCCGGCTGGAAGCGCAACGGCTGGCGCACGGCCGCCGGCAAGCCGGTCGCCAACCAGGAACTCGTGGTCCGGATCGACGAGTTGCTCGCCGGCCGCTCCGTGGAGTTCCGCTACGTCCCCGCCCACCAGGTCGACGGCGACCGCCTCAACGACTTCGCCGACCGTGCGGCGAGCCAGGCGGCCATCGTCCAGGAACCCGCCGGTACCGAGCTGGGCTCCCCGGAACCGCCGGCCGTGCCCGACACGGTCCCGGCCCGCCGCGCCTCGGCGAAGAAACCAGGGAAGTCGGCCCGCCCCGGCGGCCGTACCGGCTCGTCCGCCGCCTCGTCCTCCTCGTCTCCCTCGTCCCGCACCATCAAGGCGAAGTTCCCCGGCCGCTGCCTGTGCGGCCGCCCCTACGCCGCCGGCGAGCCCATCGCCAAGAACGACCAGGGCTGGGGCCACCCGGAGTGCCGTACGGCGGCGACGACCGGAGCCGAGTAG